From Plectropomus leopardus isolate mb chromosome 4, YSFRI_Pleo_2.0, whole genome shotgun sequence, the proteins below share one genomic window:
- the LOC121942417 gene encoding tetraspanin-5-like — translation MMSGKHFKAHEVSCCIKYFIFGFNIIFWFLGVAFLAIGLWAWSEKGVLSNISYITDLGGFDPVWLFLVVGCVMFILGFAGCIGALRENSFLLKFFSVFLGIIFFLELTAGVLAFVFKDWIKDQLNFFINNNLRAYRDDIDLQNLIDFTQEYWECCGAFGADDWNLNIYFNCTDSNPSREKCGVPFSCCTKDPAEDVINTQCGYDIRAKTDSEQRTFIHIKGCVPQFEKWLQDNLTVVAGIFIGIALLQIFGICLAQNLVSDIEAVRESCLFT, via the exons atgatgTCAGGAAAGCATTTCAAGGCGCATGAAGTGAGCTGCTGCATCAAGTATTTCATCTTCGGTTTCAACATCATATTCTGG TTCCTCGGAGTGGCGTTCCTCGCCATTGGGTTGTGGGCCTGGAGCGAAAAG GGTGTTCTCTCCAACATCTCGTACATCACCGACCTCGGGGGCTTTGACCCAGTCTGGCTCTTCCTGGTGGTGGGTTGTGTGATGTTCATCCTCGGATTCGCTGGTTGCATCGGAGCGCTGCGAGAAAACTCTTTCTTGCTCAAATTT TTCTCCGTGTTCCTGGGTATCATCTTCTTCCTGGAGCTGACTGCAGGAGTCCTGGCTTTTGTCTTCAAAGACTGGATCAAGGACCAGCTCAATTTTTTCATTAACAACAACCTTCGGGCCTACAGAGACGACATTGATCTGCAGAACCTGATAGACTTCACCCAAGAATAT TGGGAGTGTTGTGGAGCTTTCGGAGCTGACGACTGGAATTTGAACATCTACTTCAACTGCACCGATTCAAACCCGAGTCGTGAGAAATGTGGCGTGCCCTTTTCCTGCTGCACCAAAGATCCGGCG GAGGACGTTATCAACACTCAGTGTGGCTACGACATCCGAGCAAAAACA GACTCTGAGCAGCGGACCTTCATCCATATCAAAGGATGCGTTCCTCAGTTTGAGAAGTGGCTTCAAGACAACCTGACGGTGGTGGCAGGCATCTTTATCGGGATTGCATTACTACAG atctTTGGCATCTGTTTAGCGCAGAATCTCGTGAGTGACATTGAAGCTGTGAGAGAGAGCTG tttgtttacCTAA
- the LOC121942664 gene encoding microsomal triglyceride transfer protein large subunit, translated as MLTLVVFLLCAASSVSASAKGAAGPRLNNNQLHKFSYTTEVLVDRSRGSKEGSAGYRISSDVDVNLVWRDPSSKDDQLIQLAISNVRIEPASSRPEKKNVLHGSTTESILGKTKLAALTKPFLLHLKNGKAKAFYSYWAEPATIKNLKRGVASLLQVQLNTGKVIENDVSGRCTVVYKAEKGHVTRTKLLETCKTADTGFTTHSQVLGVSKKSSSVTTFKLEDGFIHSAMAEEMHSLAIHARRSAAAKVVSRQTLTLVRKEAGPLEAAGKDVSGVVKSIDAKLAAVGIIAEKVKTQCKGCPSLFEHWQTQQKQLEPASLSKATAPRSFLALIQSIRKASKDEILKVLKSASKTSLPQVVDAVTSAQTTASLDAMLQFLNFTDAKGLVLQERFLYACGFASHPDEKMLKALLDISKGKIGSADIKESVVIIMGALVHKLCQKGGCNLPTVVQVKKLILDGPDSTQVESEVQMYLLALKNSLLPEAIPIFTKYAESEVGAYSTIALTALQRYDVNLMTDEVKRTVNRVYHQNRRIYEKNVRAAAADVILSSNPSYTEVKNLLLSVGNLPHEMNKYMLSKIQDILHFQMPASKVLRHAMKDMVSHNYDRFSKVGSSSAYSGFMAQSADVTSTYSLDILYSGSGILRRSNMNIYGASKGAMLHGLQVAIEAQGLESLIAATPDEGEEDLESFAGMSALLFDVQLRPVTFFKGYSDLMSKMFSMTGEPMNVVKGLILLTDHSEVITLQSGLKVSAEFQGGLAIDISGGMEISLWYRESKTSVNNRGALVVTGNVTVDMDFMRTGVEVSFETEASLDFITTVQFSEYPFLVCMQMDKSTFPVSEYLTRYESVSSGKSIMSRKSKKQLVPGSEFPLHQENSNMCKKVFDSSW; from the exons ATGTTAACTTTGGTTGTGTTCTTGCTTTGTGCAGCCTCCTCTGTCTCAGCTTCTGCCAAAG GTGCTGCTGGACCCCGACTCAACAACAACCAGCTGCACAAATTCAGCTACACCACCGAGGTGCTGGTGGACAGGAGCAGGGGGTCAAAAGAGGGCAGTGCTGGCTACAGGATCTCAAGTGATGTGGACGTCAATCTGGTGTGGAGAGATCCCAGCAGCAAAGACGACCAACTGATTCAACTGGCG ATCTCAAATGTGAGGATCGAACCAGCGTCGAGTCGACCCGAGAAGAAGAATGTCCTCCATGGATCCACTACAGAGAGCATTTTGGGAAAGACCAAACTAGCAGCTCTGACCAAACCTTTCTTGTTGCATCTGAAAAATGGGAAG GCAAAAGCATTTTACTCCTACTGGGCTGAACCTGCAACCATCAAGAACCTAAAGAGAGGGGTGGCCAGCTTACTGCAAGTGCAGCTCAACACTGGGAAGGTTATAGAG AATGACGTGTCTGGAAGGTGCACAGTCGTGTACAAGGCAGAAAAAGGTCACGTGACGAGAACTAAGCTCCTGGAGACGTGTAAGACTGCGGACACCGGATTCACCACACACAGTCAG GTGTTGGGTGTGAGCAAGAAGTCTAGTTCTGTTACAACGTTCAAACTTGAAGATGGTTTCATCCACTCTGCCATGGCTGAAGAAATGCACTCACTGGCGATTCACGCCCGCAGATCTGCTGCAGCTAAAGTTGTGTCCAG GCAAACCCTCACATTAGTTAGGAAAGAGGCCGGACCACTGGAGGCTGCTGGGAAAGATGTGTCTGGGGTTGTCAAGTCAATCGATGCCAAACTAGCAGCTGTTGGTATCATTGCAGAGAAGGTCAAAACTCAGTGCAAGGGCTGTCCATCA CTTTTTGAACACTGGCAGACTCAACAGAAGCAGCTGGAGCCAGCGAGCCTGTCCAAAGCCACGGCTCCTCGCAGCTTCCTGGCACTCATTCAGAGCATTAGGAAGGCGTCCAAGGACGAGATCCTCAAAGTGCTGAAGAGCGCCAGCAAGACATCTCT ACCTCAGGTGGTGGATGCTGTGACCTCCGCTCAGACCACTGCATCTCTGGATGCCATGCTGCAGTTCCTCAACTTCACCGATGCCAAAGGTTTGGTCCTGCAGGAGAGGTTTCTCTACGCGTGTGGTTTTGCCTCACATCCCGACGAAAAAATGCTCAAGGCTTTGCTG GACATTTCAAAGGGAAAGATCGGCAGCGCAGACATCAAGGAGTCAGTGGTGATCATAATGGGAGCCTTGGTCCATAAACTGTGTCAGAAAGGAGGGTGCAACTTACCG ACAGTGGTGCAGGTGAAGAAGCTGATTTTGGACGGTCCTGACAGCACACAGGTGGAGTCGGAGGTCCAGATGTATCTCCTGGCTTTGAAGAACTCTCTGCTTCCGGAGGCCATCCCTATCTTCACCAAATATGCAGAGTCAGAGGTGGGAGCTTACAGCACCATCGCCCTCACTGCCCTGCAGAGATACGACGTCAATCTCATGACTGATGAG GTGAAGCGGACAGTGAACAGGGTTTACCACCAGAATCGACGGATCTATGAGAAAAATGTGAGAGCCGCTGCTGCCGACGTTATCCTCAGTAGCAACCCGTCATACACAGAGGTCAAGAATCTGCTTCTGTCTGTTGGAAACCTGCCTCATGAAATGAACAAGTACATGCTGTCCAAGATCCAGGACATCCTGCATTTCCAGATGCCTGCCAG CAAAGTTTTACGTCATGCTATGAAAGACATGGTTTCCCATAACTACGACCGTTTTTCTAAAGTTGGGTCATCGTCTGCGTACTCAGGATTCATGGCAC AATCTGCGGATGTGACCTCCACATACAGTTTGGACATCCTGTACTCAGGTTCAGGGATCCTGAGGAGAAGCAACATGAATATTTATGGTGCTAGTAAAGGAGCAATGCTACATGGACTTCAG GTGGCGATTGAGGCCCAGGGTCTGGAGTCTCTGATTGCTGCCACGCCCgatgagggagaggaggatCTGGAGTCGTTTGCAGGGATGTCAGCTCTGCTGTTCGACGTTCAGCTGCGGCCCGTCACCTTCTTCAAGGGTTACAGTGACCTCATGTCCAAAATGTTCTCCATGACCGGGGAGCCCATGAATGTTGTGAAGGGTCTCATCCTGCTGACTGATCATTCTGAG GTGATCACGCTGCAGTCCGGTCTTAAGGTGAGCGCAGAGTTCCAAGGTGGATTAGCCATTGACATTTCTGGAGGCATGGAGATCAGTCTGTGGTACAGGGAGTCCAAGACCAGCGTCAACAACAG GGGAGCATTAGTGGTGACTGGCAATGTTACAGTGGACATGGACTTTATGAGAACGGGTGTGGAGGTCAGCTTTGAAACAGAGGCGTCCCTGGACTTCATCACCACTGTCCAGTTTTCTGAATATCCCTTCCTGGTGTGCATGCAGATGGACAAATCTACTTTCCCTGTCAG TGAATACCTGACCAGGTATGAGAGCGTGTCATCAGGAAAGAGCATTATGTCGCGTAAGAGCAAGAAACAGCTTGTCCCCGGCTCTGAATTCCCTCTTCACCAGGAGAACTCAAACATGTGCAAAAAGGTTTTTGACTCCAGTTGGTAG